Proteins from one Fusobacterium periodonticum 1_1_41FAA genomic window:
- a CDS encoding Fic family protein: MKKELSPPFKITNDILNLVYEIGELVGKISAEKEFEKNLTLRKENRIKTIYSSLAIEQNTLTLEQVTDVINGKRVLAPLKDIKEVQNAYEIYERLDELNENSMKDLLLAHKIMTSELIKESGRFRSKNAGVYQGDKLIHMGTLPEYIPELIDNLFLWLKNSKEHPLIKAAVFHYEFEFIHPFQDGNGRIGRLWHSLILSKWKKFFAWLPIESLVQKYQKEYYIAINNSNKDGESTEFILFILEIIKETLIELVETQKMTDKVIDKMTDKNKERVKLLMKYLGQNDSISNKEAQSLLGISEATARRFLNSLVKENLLVAVGEYKARKYIKK; the protein is encoded by the coding sequence ATGAAAAAAGAACTTTCACCACCTTTTAAAATTACAAATGATATACTTAATTTAGTATATGAAATTGGAGAGCTTGTTGGAAAAATAAGTGCAGAGAAAGAATTTGAAAAAAATTTAACTTTAAGGAAAGAAAATAGAATTAAAACAATTTATTCTTCTCTTGCCATAGAGCAAAATACTCTGACTCTTGAGCAAGTTACTGATGTAATAAATGGAAAAAGAGTTTTAGCACCACTTAAAGATATAAAAGAAGTTCAAAATGCTTATGAAATATATGAAAGACTTGATGAGCTTAATGAAAACTCAATGAAAGATTTATTGTTAGCACATAAAATAATGACAAGTGAATTAATAAAAGAAAGTGGAAGATTTAGAAGTAAAAATGCTGGAGTATATCAAGGTGATAAATTAATACATATGGGAACTTTACCAGAATATATTCCTGAACTAATAGATAATTTATTTTTGTGGCTTAAAAATAGTAAGGAACATCCTTTGATAAAAGCAGCAGTTTTCCATTATGAGTTTGAATTCATTCATCCATTCCAAGATGGAAATGGTAGAATAGGAAGACTGTGGCATAGCTTGATTCTTTCTAAGTGGAAAAAGTTTTTTGCTTGGTTACCAATAGAAAGTCTAGTACAAAAATATCAAAAAGAATATTATATAGCAATAAATAATTCAAATAAAGATGGTGAATCCACTGAATTTATTTTATTTATATTAGAAATTATAAAAGAAACTTTAATAGAATTAGTTGAAACACAAAAAATGACTGATAAAGTGATTGATAAAATGACTGATAAAAATAAAGAAAGAGTAAAATTACTTATGAAATATTTAGGTCAAAATGATTCTATTAGCAATAAAGAGGCACAAAGCTTGTTAGGTATCTCAGAAGCTACAGCAAGAAGATTTTTAAATAGTTTAGTCAAAGAAAATCTTTTAGTGGCTGTTGGAGAATACAAAGCAAGAAAATATATAAAAAAATAA
- a CDS encoding precorrin-8X methylmutase translates to MSYIKVPGDIEKRSFEIIEEELGDKAKKFSESEMPIVKRIIHTSADFEYADLIEFQNNAIESGLKALEKGCKIYCDTNMIVNGLSKPALSKYNCSAYCLVSDKEVIEEAKKEGLTRSIVGMRKAGKDPETKIFILGNAPTALYQLKEMIENGEIEKPALVIGVPVGFVGAAESKEEFKKLGIPYITINGRKGGSTIGVAILHGIIYQIYKREGFHA, encoded by the coding sequence ATGAGTTATATAAAAGTACCGGGAGATATAGAAAAAAGAAGTTTTGAAATTATTGAAGAAGAATTAGGAGATAAAGCGAAAAAATTCTCTGAAAGTGAAATGCCTATAGTTAAAAGAATAATTCACACTTCAGCAGATTTTGAATATGCTGATTTAATAGAATTTCAAAATAATGCTATAGAAAGTGGATTAAAAGCCTTAGAAAAAGGTTGCAAAATTTATTGTGATACAAATATGATAGTGAATGGACTTAGTAAACCTGCCTTATCTAAATATAACTGTTCTGCTTATTGTTTAGTTTCTGATAAAGAAGTAATTGAAGAAGCTAAAAAAGAAGGACTTACTCGTTCTATAGTTGGAATGAGAAAAGCAGGAAAAGACCCTGAAACAAAAATATTTATTTTAGGAAATGCACCTACTGCACTATATCAATTAAAAGAAATGATAGAAAATGGTGAAATAGAAAAACCTGCCTTAGTTATAGGAGTTCCTGTTGGTTTTGTTGGTGCAGCAGAATCAAAAGAAGAATTTAAAAAACTAGGTATTCCATATATCACAATAAATGGTAGAAAAGGTGGAAGCACAATAGGTGTTGCTATACTTCATGGAATTATCTACCAAATATATAAAAGAGAAGGTTTTCACGCATAA
- a CDS encoding cobyrinate a,c-diamide synthase, with translation MKAFMLAGVSSGIGKTTISMALMSAFANVSPFKVGPDYIDPGFHEFITNNKSYNLDLYMMGEQGVRYSFYKHHKDISIVEGVMGLYDGIDNSLDNNSSAHVARFLGIPVILVVDGVGKSTSIAAQILGYKMLDPRVNIAGVIINKVSSEKTYAIFKEAIEKYTSVKCLGFIEKNEALNISSRHLGLLQAEEVEDLRDKLFILKNLVLKNIDLEALEKIATEETRTINIDKDEIEYPLHLSALKDKHKGKVIAIARDRAFSFYYNDNIEFLEYMGFRMAYFSPIKDKKVPYCDAIYLGGGYPENFAEELSNNKEMIESIKENYEQGKNILAECGGFMYLSHAIEQKDETLHQMCGLVPCTVVMNNRLDISRFGYISIRDKDDIEVAKGHEFHYSKLKTVLEDTRKFKAVKKDGRNWECIFHEKNMYAGYPHIHFFGSYKLLEELF, from the coding sequence ATGAAAGCATTTATGCTTGCTGGTGTTAGTAGTGGTATTGGAAAGACAACTATATCTATGGCTTTGATGTCAGCCTTTGCCAATGTATCACCGTTTAAAGTTGGACCTGACTATATAGATCCAGGTTTCCACGAATTTATCACAAATAATAAAAGTTATAACTTAGATCTATATATGATGGGAGAACAAGGGGTAAGATATAGTTTCTATAAACACCATAAGGATATATCAATAGTCGAAGGTGTTATGGGGTTATATGATGGTATAGATAATTCCTTAGATAACAATAGCTCAGCACATGTAGCAAGATTCTTAGGTATACCTGTTATTTTGGTTGTAGATGGTGTAGGAAAAAGTACAAGTATAGCAGCACAAATTTTAGGATATAAGATGCTTGACCCTAGAGTTAATATAGCAGGTGTTATAATAAATAAGGTTTCAAGTGAAAAAACTTATGCTATATTTAAAGAAGCTATTGAGAAATACACTTCTGTTAAGTGTCTTGGTTTCATAGAAAAAAATGAAGCCTTAAATATTTCAAGTAGACATTTAGGACTTTTACAAGCCGAAGAAGTAGAAGACTTAAGAGATAAATTGTTTATTCTAAAAAATCTTGTTTTAAAAAATATAGATTTAGAAGCTTTAGAAAAAATCGCTACTGAAGAAACTAGAACAATAAATATAGATAAAGATGAAATTGAATATCCTCTACATCTATCGGCTTTAAAAGATAAACATAAGGGAAAAGTTATTGCTATTGCGAGAGATAGAGCTTTTTCATTTTACTATAATGACAATATAGAATTTTTGGAATATATGGGATTTAGAATGGCTTACTTCTCACCTATAAAAGATAAAAAAGTTCCTTATTGTGATGCAATATATTTAGGAGGAGGTTATCCTGAAAACTTTGCTGAGGAATTATCAAATAACAAAGAAATGATAGAGTCAATTAAAGAAAATTATGAACAAGGTAAGAATATTCTAGCTGAATGTGGTGGTTTTATGTATTTGAGCCATGCCATAGAGCAAAAAGATGAAACTCTTCATCAAATGTGTGGACTTGTTCCTTGTACTGTAGTTATGAATAATAGATTGGATATCTCAAGATTTGGTTATATATCTATAAGAGATAAAGATGATATTGAAGTTGCTAAAGGACATGAGTTCCACTACTCAAAATTAAAAACTGTATTAGAAGATACAAGAAAATTTAAAGCTGTAAAAAAAGATGGAAGAAATTGGGAATGTATATTCCATGAAAAAAATATGTATGCTGGCTACCCACATATACACTTTTTTGGAAGTTACAAATTATTAGAGGAGCTATTTTAA
- a CDS encoding pyridoxal phosphate-dependent aminotransferase, with protein sequence MTKDLHGGNIYKFQREGKNDILDYSSNINPLGVPQKFINIAKESFDKLVNYPDPYYIDLRKKIAEFNSLDLSNIIVGNGATEILFLYLKALKPKKVLILAPCFAEYERALKSVSAEINYFELKESDNFYPNIENLKREIETNSYDLLLFCNPNNPTGQFIKLEYIKKVVEVCENKNTKIFVDEAFIEFIENWQEKTVSLFKNKNIFIMRAFTKFFAIPGLRLGYGIGFDDEILNKMWDEKEPWTVNTFANLAGLVMLDDKEYIEKSEKWILEEKKFMYKELSEFQYLKAYKTECNFILLKIQNISSASLRDKMIEKNILIRDASNFKFLDYHFVRLAIKDRESNIKVLEALADIMEYRG encoded by the coding sequence AAATTTATAAATATAGCAAAAGAGAGTTTTGATAAGTTAGTAAATTATCCAGATCCTTATTATATTGATTTAAGAAAAAAAATAGCTGAATTTAATTCATTAGATTTAAGTAATATCATTGTTGGAAATGGAGCTACAGAAATCTTATTTTTGTATCTTAAGGCTTTGAAACCAAAAAAGGTTTTAATACTTGCACCTTGCTTTGCTGAGTATGAAAGAGCTTTAAAATCTGTTTCAGCAGAGATAAATTATTTTGAATTAAAAGAAAGTGATAATTTTTATCCTAACATTGAGAATTTAAAAAGAGAAATCGAAACTAATAGCTATGATTTATTACTTTTCTGTAATCCAAATAATCCAACAGGGCAATTTATCAAATTGGAATACATAAAGAAAGTAGTAGAAGTTTGTGAAAATAAAAATACTAAAATTTTTGTAGATGAAGCCTTTATAGAATTCATAGAAAATTGGCAAGAAAAAACAGTTTCTTTATTTAAGAATAAAAATATTTTTATCATGAGAGCCTTCACAAAGTTTTTTGCCATACCTGGACTTAGACTAGGCTATGGAATAGGCTTTGATGATGAGATTTTAAATAAGATGTGGGATGAAAAAGAACCTTGGACTGTGAATACTTTTGCAAATCTTGCAGGTCTTGTTATGCTTGATGATAAAGAATATATTGAAAAATCTGAAAAGTGGATCTTAGAAGAAAAGAAATTTATGTATAAAGAATTAAGTGAATTTCAATATCTAAAAGCATATAAGACAGAATGTAATTTCATTTTATTAAAAATACAGAATATTAGTTCAGCAAGTTTAAGAGATAAGATGATAGAAAAAAATATACTGATAAGAGATGCCTCAAATTTTAAATTTTTAGATTATCATTTTGTCAGACTTGCAATAAAAGATAGAGAATCAAATATAAAAGTATTGGAAGCTTTAGCAGATATTATGGAGTATAGGGGATAA